The DNA sequence AGCGCAAAATAACCGTCGAAGTTTCCATTGTGTCCCGCTACCGAAGCAAGCCCGCGACGGTAACCATAAGAACCGATCTCTCCGCGCACAGTGGAGAGCGGGGCTGTGTAGCCAGTGGGTGAAATGAAGTTAATAGCGCCGCCAAGCGTCGTCGCTCCGTAGCGTAGCGCGTTCGCTCCACGGTAGGTCTCAATGTGACTGAAAACAAGCGGCTCTATTGCCTGAAAATCAAAGCCGCCGTCCGTCTCATTAAGACGAAACCCGTCTTGGAGTAAAACAATCCCACGCCCGTGAAAAGTCCGTTGAATGCCGGATCCACGGATAGAAAGACGCGCTTCCTCAGCCCCAAAACGCGATTGGACATAGACGCCAGGCGTCAATCCCAAAGCGTCACGAAGATTAGACACGCGTTGCGTTTTATAGCGCTCAGCGTCAGTGACTGCTGCACCACCAGGAATGCGCGCTATTTCTCTTCGGGACACCGCTAGCGTGGGCAGGGTGAGGGGTAGCAGCTGGCTTCCGCGCACCACGACATCAGGCAACTTCTTTGGAGCACCACTCTGCTGTGCTATGGTGCTTCTTTGCGATGTTGCTGGATTTTGCGCGGCGATGGTTGAAGGTGCGAAATATACTGCCACAGACAACGTGCAGACGACAAAAATAAATGAACGGGTGGTTTTCATGTTGTTTATCGATTGAATCGTTTTGTTTTGTGAGTTTCAGAAATTGTGTTTTGAGAAGAGGAATTTTAAACCGCCGCAAAAATGGGTTTTCGCGGCCTTTTCAACGCGGAATGGGAACACTTGAGTCCTCT is a window from the Candidatus Methylacidiphilales bacterium genome containing:
- a CDS encoding TonB-dependent receptor plug domain-containing protein, with translation MKTTRSFIFVVCTLSVAVYFAPSTIAAQNPATSQRSTIAQQSGAPKKLPDVVVRGSQLLPLTLPTLAVSRREIARIPGGAAVTDAERYKTQRVSNLRDALGLTPGVYVQSRFGAEEARLSIRGSGIQRTFHGRGIVLLQDGFRLNETDGGFDFQAIEPLVFSHIETYRGANALRYGATTLGGAINFISPTGYTAPLSTVRGEIGSYGYRRGLASVAGHNGNFDGYFAL